In Halalkalibaculum roseum, a single window of DNA contains:
- a CDS encoding STAS domain-containing protein, whose translation MNFNVSERYNCVVIEFKGNVMGGPDAVSLNDKLHELIEKDQTNIVVDLSKVKFMNSSGLGMLIGGLTTMRKAGGDLRIANATDKIESLLVITKLITVFKHYKSVDEAIESYSEGESA comes from the coding sequence ATGAATTTTAATGTCTCGGAGCGTTATAATTGTGTAGTAATAGAATTTAAGGGAAATGTGATGGGCGGACCGGATGCGGTCAGCCTTAACGATAAACTTCATGAACTTATAGAGAAAGATCAGACAAATATTGTTGTAGATCTCAGTAAAGTGAAGTTTATGAATTCTTCGGGTCTCGGGATGTTGATAGGTGGCCTTACAACCATGAGAAAAGCAGGCGGCGATCTCAGAATTGCCAATGCAACAGATAAGATTGAGAGCCTGCTGGTCATCACCAAGTTGATCACTGTCTTCAAACATTACAAATCAGTAGATGAAGCTATTGAATCATACTCCGAAGGTGAATCAGCGTAA
- a CDS encoding RuBisCO large subunit C-terminal-like domain-containing protein, whose product MSTFDISYRVTVQEGENIDEKIEGICLEQSVELPRSVLSEEVETKVVGKLSSKEQLDNSQYDISISWPVKNVGDDISQFLNILYGNISMQPGIRIADVEWKQLPETLFGGPSFGIEKLRELYGVKDRALSGTSLKPLGTDGHGIGELCYQFAAGGLDVIKDDHGITNQSYAPFEERVSYCVQGIREAAEETGHRAYYFAHITALASEAVERYKIAAELGADGVLICPHIAGMETMHQLARMDLPLPIIAHPAFSGGLTTNDKQGLTPDFLYGQLWRALGADFLVYPNTGGRFSFSIEECQAINEGARNERLPFKSSFPMPGGGLKRSNIPKWLETYGPDTVFLLGTSLYEHPDGPRAAAKELSGMLK is encoded by the coding sequence ATGAGCACCTTCGATATTTCATACCGTGTTACTGTTCAGGAGGGAGAGAACATAGATGAAAAGATTGAAGGAATATGTCTGGAGCAGAGCGTGGAATTGCCGCGGTCTGTGTTATCCGAAGAGGTTGAGACCAAAGTGGTTGGTAAGCTTTCTTCCAAAGAACAGCTGGATAATTCACAATATGATATCAGTATAAGCTGGCCTGTGAAGAATGTCGGTGACGATATCTCACAATTTCTGAATATTTTATATGGCAATATCTCGATGCAGCCAGGGATCAGGATTGCCGATGTCGAATGGAAACAACTGCCGGAGACTCTTTTTGGCGGACCCTCATTTGGTATTGAGAAGCTACGTGAGCTTTATGGAGTCAAAGATAGGGCGCTCAGCGGCACCTCTCTTAAGCCGTTGGGGACCGACGGTCATGGCATCGGCGAACTTTGTTACCAGTTTGCGGCCGGGGGACTGGATGTTATCAAGGATGATCACGGGATAACCAATCAATCGTATGCTCCATTTGAAGAACGGGTAAGCTATTGTGTGCAAGGCATTCGTGAAGCGGCAGAAGAGACAGGGCACCGGGCCTATTATTTTGCACATATTACAGCTCTGGCTTCGGAAGCGGTAGAACGATATAAGATAGCCGCTGAACTGGGAGCGGATGGAGTACTTATTTGTCCTCATATTGCCGGTATGGAAACTATGCATCAGCTTGCGCGCATGGATTTGCCCCTTCCCATCATTGCGCATCCGGCATTTTCAGGTGGACTCACGACCAATGATAAGCAGGGGCTGACACCGGACTTTTTATACGGACAGCTCTGGCGAGCACTGGGTGCCGATTTTCTGGTGTATCCCAATACCGGCGGTCGTTTTTCCTTTAGCATTGAGGAATGTCAGGCTATAAATGAAGGAGCACGCAATGAAAGGCTGCCGTTTAAGAGTTCGTTTCCAATGCCCGGCGGAGGTTTAAAGCGGTCGAATATTCCAAAGTGGCTTGAAACCTATGGGCCGGACACTGTATTTTTGCTGGGTACCAGTCTTTATGAACACCCGGATGGACCGAGAGCAGCAGCAAAAGAACTATCCGGAATGTTGAAGTAA
- a CDS encoding cupin domain-containing protein — protein sequence MSDNSKVIKNSEYRWDSVSRKEYKDTPGCYEGVSRYSLLGEGEDEQELNFQTRYFEVKPGGYTSFERHRHPHSVVIIRGSGSVVLGDELHELDLHDVVFISPNTMHQFHADKQDPLGFICIVDRYRDKPELPDDESVNREISDKKVLEKIKR from the coding sequence ATGTCTGATAATTCGAAAGTGATTAAGAACAGTGAATACCGGTGGGATTCGGTATCACGTAAAGAGTATAAAGATACCCCCGGGTGTTATGAAGGTGTCTCTCGTTATTCCCTGCTGGGAGAGGGAGAGGATGAGCAGGAGCTCAATTTTCAGACAAGATACTTTGAAGTGAAACCGGGGGGCTACACCTCTTTTGAACGACACCGACACCCGCACTCCGTGGTGATCATCCGTGGATCCGGATCGGTAGTATTAGGGGATGAGCTGCACGAATTGGACTTGCATGATGTGGTTTTTATCTCCCCCAATACCATGCACCAGTTCCACGCCGATAAGCAGGATCCGCTGGGCTTCATCTGCATTGTAGACCGGTACCGGGACAAACCCGAGCTTCCCGATGATGAGTCAGTGAACCGTGAAATCAGTGATAAGAAAGTTCTGGAGAAGATTAAGAGGTAG
- the secD gene encoding protein translocase subunit SecD yields the protein MQGNGTKIVFIAAFLAISIYYLWPTAAFYLEQNYIEDLPQAERVQYMEENRGDIQQLRQNSLSLGLDLQGGMHVTMEVGTPRLVRELAGEYADSTLINVIDAAEEQALENGTDFIDEMVQVFQQRDPDARLSRYYRSDAENITRRSTNEEIQAYLKKQRDSAVDRAMEVIRTRVDRYGVNEPSILKQGNNRIVVELPGVAQKERVRSLLKGTARLEFRLAADADELNASKQQIINYFNQQAAEADTADSVQQQSGANALTQVLNPRGRSQYVFGYAASTDTARVSELINQPEVQRMMPRNTELMWGAAPFQELPEQGVELYELIGVRSQVEMTGDVIEEATVNFDQATNQPRVSMNMNSEGARRWSRITGANIGKPIAIVLDGYVYSYPNVETKISSGRSSITGLENVQEAEDLVNILLSGALPAPLDIIEERTVGATLGEESIQAGFYSTVFGLVVVAIFMIVYYRNGGAIADLALMLNILFILGILAAFKATLTLPGIAGIVLTIGMAVDANVLIFDRIREEQRAGKTLRAAIDGGYSNAMSAIVDANVTTFFVGIILYSFGVGPIKGFAVTLMAGIVASLFSAIVITRVVVDYLTRDKSAELNFG from the coding sequence ATGCAAGGTAACGGAACAAAAATTGTATTTATAGCAGCCTTCCTGGCGATATCTATTTATTATCTCTGGCCAACAGCGGCTTTTTATTTAGAGCAAAATTATATAGAAGATCTTCCTCAGGCTGAACGTGTTCAGTACATGGAAGAAAACCGGGGTGATATTCAACAACTCCGGCAAAATTCGCTCTCTCTCGGGCTTGACCTTCAGGGCGGTATGCACGTAACTATGGAAGTAGGAACACCGAGACTGGTACGAGAGCTTGCCGGTGAATATGCTGACAGTACACTTATTAATGTCATTGATGCTGCAGAAGAGCAGGCCTTAGAAAATGGAACCGATTTCATTGACGAAATGGTGCAGGTTTTTCAGCAGCGTGATCCGGATGCCCGTTTAAGTCGGTATTATCGCTCAGATGCTGAGAATATTACTCGTCGTTCTACCAATGAAGAGATTCAGGCTTATCTAAAAAAACAGCGTGACAGCGCCGTAGATCGGGCCATGGAGGTTATTCGCACCCGTGTTGACCGTTATGGGGTAAATGAGCCATCCATACTTAAGCAAGGTAACAACCGCATTGTTGTTGAACTTCCGGGCGTGGCCCAGAAAGAACGGGTTCGTAGCCTTCTGAAAGGTACGGCGCGACTTGAATTCCGGTTGGCTGCCGATGCCGATGAGCTCAATGCCTCGAAGCAGCAGATTATCAACTATTTCAACCAGCAGGCAGCTGAGGCAGATACCGCTGACTCAGTTCAGCAACAGTCCGGCGCCAATGCGTTGACCCAAGTGTTGAATCCACGAGGAAGAAGCCAGTACGTGTTCGGTTATGCTGCAAGTACTGATACGGCTAGGGTTAGCGAACTGATTAATCAACCTGAGGTGCAGCGAATGATGCCTCGCAACACCGAACTGATGTGGGGAGCCGCACCTTTCCAGGAGCTACCCGAGCAGGGCGTCGAACTCTATGAATTAATCGGAGTCCGTTCACAGGTTGAAATGACAGGTGACGTGATAGAAGAGGCCACGGTCAACTTTGACCAGGCCACCAACCAGCCGCGCGTTTCAATGAACATGAACAGTGAAGGCGCAAGACGCTGGTCACGAATTACAGGAGCCAACATCGGCAAGCCGATTGCCATTGTGTTGGACGGTTATGTCTATTCCTACCCGAATGTAGAAACCAAGATTTCGAGCGGCCGTTCTTCCATTACCGGCCTTGAGAATGTGCAGGAGGCGGAAGACCTTGTGAATATTCTGCTTTCAGGTGCACTACCGGCTCCACTTGATATTATAGAAGAGCGTACCGTAGGAGCCACCCTTGGTGAGGAATCCATACAGGCCGGGTTCTATTCAACCGTATTCGGACTAGTCGTTGTGGCTATTTTTATGATCGTATACTACCGCAACGGTGGAGCTATTGCTGATCTGGCACTAATGTTAAACATCCTGTTTATTCTGGGAATATTAGCGGCTTTTAAAGCCACGCTCACATTGCCCGGTATTGCGGGTATTGTATTGACTATTGGTATGGCGGTGGATGCCAATGTACTGATTTTCGACCGGATTCGGGAGGAACAGCGAGCAGGGAAAACCTTGCGAGCGGCAATAGACGGAGGTTATTCGAATGCCATGAGTGCTATTGTGGATGCCAACGTTACCACGTTCTTCGTAGGTATCATCCTTTATAGCTTCGGGGTCGGACCGATTAAAGGTTTTGCCGTCACCCTAATGGCGGGTATCGTAGCTTCACTCTTCAGTGCTATTGTTATTACCCGGGTGGTGGTCGATTACTTGACGCGCGATAAATCCGCCGAACTGAATTTCGGATAA
- a CDS encoding adenylosuccinate synthase translates to MSIRVVVGAQWGDEGKGKIVDHLSKEADYVVRYQGGANAGHTLKFDGKKVVLHLIPSGIFNGDAACIIGNGVVIDPHALLEEIENIESMGFGLEGRLFISNAAHIILPYHQTLDQIKEKHRGDDAIGTTGRGIGPAYVSKVSRVGIRAGDLFHPEVLKEKIESNLSDINKALEHIYGEEPLDPKPILNNALEAADKLCPYIANTSHILHKAIENKESILLEGAQGSLLDIDHGTYPFVTSSSPTSGGACTGSGIPPTAIDKVMGISKAYCTRVGNGPFPTELNDEFGELLREKGQEFGATTGRPRRCGWIDLVALKYAVRTNGINELALTKMDVLNDFREIKLCTGYDINGEHTEIFSLDLSDIEAVKPVYKTMPGWQEDINLCSAVDELPEEAKNYLRFVQDYLGVDLKILSTGPNRTETIVVS, encoded by the coding sequence ATGTCTATAAGAGTTGTTGTAGGTGCCCAGTGGGGAGATGAAGGCAAAGGTAAAATTGTCGATCACCTCAGTAAAGAAGCCGATTATGTGGTCCGTTACCAGGGTGGCGCCAATGCCGGTCATACTTTGAAATTCGACGGCAAAAAGGTTGTGTTGCATCTTATTCCTTCAGGTATCTTCAACGGTGATGCCGCCTGCATTATCGGTAACGGAGTGGTTATTGATCCACATGCACTTCTGGAAGAGATCGAAAATATTGAATCGATGGGGTTCGGACTTGAGGGGCGTCTTTTCATCAGTAACGCCGCTCACATCATCCTTCCTTATCACCAGACACTAGACCAGATTAAAGAGAAACATCGCGGTGATGACGCTATCGGCACCACAGGAAGGGGTATCGGTCCGGCATACGTTAGCAAGGTATCACGGGTAGGAATTCGTGCCGGTGATTTGTTTCATCCGGAAGTATTGAAAGAAAAAATTGAAAGCAATCTCTCGGATATTAATAAAGCACTAGAACACATTTACGGGGAAGAGCCGCTAGATCCCAAGCCGATTCTGAATAATGCCCTCGAAGCTGCTGATAAATTGTGCCCTTATATAGCCAATACCAGTCATATTCTTCACAAGGCCATAGAGAATAAAGAAAGTATATTGCTGGAAGGTGCACAGGGAAGTCTGCTGGACATTGACCACGGTACCTATCCGTTTGTCACCTCTTCTTCCCCCACATCAGGAGGAGCCTGCACCGGTTCCGGTATACCCCCGACGGCCATTGACAAGGTTATGGGTATCTCCAAAGCCTATTGTACGCGCGTCGGGAACGGACCATTTCCTACAGAACTGAATGATGAATTTGGAGAGCTTTTGAGAGAAAAGGGACAGGAGTTCGGGGCTACTACCGGAAGACCTCGCCGTTGCGGCTGGATCGATCTGGTTGCACTTAAATATGCCGTGCGCACCAACGGCATCAATGAGCTTGCTCTGACCAAAATGGATGTGCTGAATGATTTTAGAGAGATTAAGCTGTGTACCGGCTATGATATCAATGGAGAGCACACGGAAATATTTTCGCTTGATCTCTCAGATATTGAAGCGGTAAAGCCTGTCTACAAAACTATGCCCGGCTGGCAGGAAGATATCAACCTTTGCAGTGCGGTTGATGAGTTACCGGAAGAGGCAAAGAATTACCTGCGTTTTGTGCAAGATTACCTGGGTGTGGATCTCAAGATACTATCCACAGGTCCTAATCGTACGGAAACCATTGTAGTATCCTAG
- the secF gene encoding protein translocase subunit SecF, translating into MRWFETPSFDFIKGHKIAYVVSGILLVAALVGIIGKGLQYGIDFRGGKEFVLQFEQPVEVTEVRSSLSEPLGSAPEVKKFGSDVEILIRTDNPDEISTVQNIITSTMNDVYPENGNTVIKTDVVGPRFAEDLKSGALNAIIFALIVIFIYILIRFKNWTFSLGAVAALFHDVLIVLGVFTIFNDIAPFSMQIDQAIIAAFLTIVGYSLNDTVVVFDRIRENMLQYKTMDYTEMINKSLNDTLSRTVITSVTTLFVVTVLFIFGGEVLKGFSFALVLGVMIGTYSSLFVASAIVVELQLRKEQAS; encoded by the coding sequence ATGAGATGGTTTGAAACACCAAGTTTTGATTTTATAAAAGGTCACAAGATTGCCTATGTCGTGTCCGGCATATTACTAGTGGCAGCTCTTGTCGGCATTATCGGCAAAGGCCTGCAATATGGCATCGATTTCAGGGGAGGTAAAGAATTTGTTCTCCAATTCGAGCAGCCGGTAGAAGTAACTGAGGTACGAAGTTCGTTGTCCGAACCCTTGGGCAGTGCACCGGAAGTAAAAAAGTTCGGTTCTGATGTTGAGATATTGATCCGTACGGATAATCCTGATGAGATCAGCACCGTACAGAACATCATCACTTCAACGATGAATGACGTATATCCCGAGAACGGGAATACGGTGATTAAAACCGATGTAGTGGGTCCCCGATTCGCGGAAGATTTAAAAAGCGGGGCTTTAAACGCCATCATCTTTGCACTCATTGTGATCTTTATTTACATACTCATAAGGTTCAAGAACTGGACCTTCTCGCTGGGTGCTGTTGCAGCCTTATTTCATGATGTACTTATTGTACTCGGGGTATTTACCATATTCAATGATATTGCTCCATTCAGCATGCAGATCGACCAGGCTATCATCGCGGCGTTCCTGACCATTGTCGGTTATTCGCTCAATGATACCGTGGTAGTGTTTGACCGTATCCGTGAAAACATGCTGCAGTACAAGACAATGGACTATACGGAGATGATCAACAAGAGCTTAAATGACACCTTGAGCCGTACTGTTATTACTTCAGTTACCACCTTGTTTGTGGTAACCGTGCTATTTATCTTTGGCGGAGAAGTGCTGAAAGGATTTTCCTTTGCACTGGTATTAGGAGTGATGATCGGTACCTACAGCTCGTTGTTCGTTGCAAGTGCCATCGTCGTTGAACTTCAGCTGAGAAAGGAACAAGCTTCATAA